One Methylobacterium sp. 77 DNA window includes the following coding sequences:
- a CDS encoding TonB-dependent siderophore receptor, translating into MTSLVVPPSRPAIRLPSASRRQGAALLLSLATSTMLAGAARGQDAVTLDQLSVEGTGVSLTRASPVGLNLSTPSRSASRLGLTPLETPASLDVISGETARIRGQNTVVEAVTQNATGITTIASPGNGNGAFSSRGFAGPNSIQQLYDGTRLFVGAGTVTFPFDTWNVERIEVLRGPASVLYGDGAIGGVVNVVSKKPSFTPIHAARVATGSDGLARLALDLGGPIGDAVAYRLNVSGNRDGGWLNQNGDFRNLAVSGALLFQLNPDLAVTLSHDLGYQEPARYWGTPLVNGKIVQALRYNNYNVDGAKVTWADNWTQLKAEWTPSADITIRNTAYRLQSRRHWLDVEQYSFNRSTGLIDRSDYLEIYHQQEQVGNRFDAAFKGSLFGFRNEFAVGFDVNHVDFRHTNNFSSAGGSLVTSVDPFNFDPGTFPANGRASPAYATSTNQASVFAENRLILSEQLSFLTGVRFDAPTLHRRNLVTGATFERSFEALSYRFGLVYNPTPDSALYVQYATATDPVGSLISLSQSLSGFDLSTGEQVEVGAKGLALGGALEWTVAGYRIVKDNLISAVPGQPTVSTQVGQQSSHGVEGALALRLPDGWRIDANLALLHAQYDEFRQGSVSYAGNQPVDVPQRVANVWLNWAFTRDWEARIGLQNVGRVFSDFANTAPRPDYTLAHLGLDHQVTPASRLSLRVYNLFDKTYAISGNAVDGIGTNWLLGRPRSFEVAYSVAW; encoded by the coding sequence ATGACGTCACTCGTTGTCCCTCCTTCGCGTCCAGCAATCCGGCTACCCTCCGCTTCGCGCCGGCAGGGCGCCGCGCTGCTGCTCTCCCTCGCGACCTCGACCATGCTGGCCGGCGCGGCGCGCGGGCAGGATGCCGTCACCCTCGACCAGCTTTCGGTCGAGGGAACGGGGGTGAGCCTGACGCGGGCGAGCCCCGTTGGGCTCAACCTGTCCACGCCGTCCCGCAGCGCCAGCCGCCTCGGCCTGACGCCGCTGGAGACCCCCGCCAGCCTCGACGTGATCAGCGGCGAGACCGCCCGCATCCGGGGCCAGAACACGGTCGTCGAGGCGGTGACGCAGAACGCCACCGGCATCACCACCATCGCCTCGCCGGGCAATGGCAACGGCGCCTTCTCCAGCCGCGGCTTTGCCGGCCCGAACTCGATCCAGCAGCTCTACGATGGCACCCGCCTGTTCGTCGGCGCCGGCACCGTGACCTTCCCGTTCGACACCTGGAACGTGGAGCGGATCGAGGTTCTGCGCGGCCCGGCCTCCGTGCTCTACGGCGACGGCGCCATCGGCGGCGTGGTCAACGTGGTCTCGAAGAAGCCGAGCTTCACCCCGATCCACGCCGCCCGCGTCGCCACCGGGTCGGACGGGCTCGCGCGCCTCGCCCTTGATCTCGGCGGTCCCATCGGCGACGCGGTCGCCTACCGCCTCAATGTCAGCGGCAACCGCGATGGCGGCTGGCTGAACCAGAATGGCGACTTCCGCAACCTCGCGGTCTCGGGCGCGCTGCTGTTCCAGCTCAACCCGGATCTCGCCGTCACCCTGAGCCACGATCTCGGTTATCAGGAACCGGCCCGCTACTGGGGTACGCCCCTGGTGAACGGCAAGATCGTCCAGGCCCTGCGCTACAACAACTACAATGTCGACGGCGCCAAGGTGACCTGGGCCGATAACTGGACCCAGCTCAAGGCCGAGTGGACGCCCAGCGCCGACATCACCATCCGCAACACCGCCTACCGGCTGCAGAGCCGGCGCCATTGGCTCGATGTCGAGCAATACAGCTTCAACCGTTCCACCGGGCTCATCGACCGCTCGGATTACCTCGAGATCTACCACCAGCAGGAACAGGTCGGGAACCGCTTCGACGCGGCGTTCAAGGGCAGCCTGTTCGGCTTCCGCAATGAATTCGCGGTGGGATTCGACGTCAACCACGTCGATTTCCGCCACACCAACAACTTCTCCAGCGCGGGCGGCAGCCTCGTCACCAGTGTCGACCCGTTCAATTTCGATCCGGGCACTTTCCCGGCGAATGGCCGGGCGAGTCCGGCCTACGCCACCAGCACCAATCAGGCGTCGGTCTTTGCCGAGAACCGGCTGATCCTGAGCGAGCAGCTCTCCTTCCTCACCGGCGTGCGGTTCGATGCGCCGACCCTGCATCGCCGCAACCTCGTCACCGGGGCGACCTTCGAGCGCTCGTTCGAGGCGCTGAGCTACCGCTTCGGCCTCGTCTACAACCCGACGCCGGACTCGGCGCTCTACGTGCAATACGCCACCGCCACCGATCCGGTCGGCAGCCTCATCAGCCTGTCGCAGTCGCTATCCGGGTTCGATCTCTCCACCGGCGAGCAGGTCGAGGTCGGGGCCAAGGGCCTCGCCCTCGGCGGCGCCCTCGAATGGACGGTCGCCGGCTACCGCATCGTCAAGGACAACCTGATCTCGGCGGTGCCGGGCCAGCCCACGGTCTCGACGCAGGTGGGCCAACAATCCTCGCACGGGGTCGAGGGCGCGCTTGCCCTGCGCCTGCCCGATGGCTGGCGCATCGACGCCAACCTCGCCCTGCTCCACGCGCAATACGACGAGTTCCGGCAGGGCTCCGTCTCCTATGCCGGCAACCAGCCCGTCGACGTGCCCCAGCGCGTCGCCAATGTCTGGCTCAATTGGGCTTTCACCCGCGATTGGGAGGCCCGGATCGGGCTGCAGAATGTCGGCCGGGTCTTCAGCGATTTCGCCAACACCGCGCCGCGGCCCGACTATACCCTGGCCCATCTCGGCCTCGACCATCAGGTCACCCCGGCCTCGCGCCTGAGCCTTCGCGTCTACAACCTGTTCGACAAGACTTACGCGATCAGCGGCAACGCCGTAGACGGGATCGGCACCAACTGGCTGCTCGGGCGACCGCGCTCGTTCGAGGTCGCCTACAGCGTCGCATGGTGA
- a CDS encoding PepSY domain-containing protein, which yields MVSLVKSSLVKPVKRWLILGHRWLGIATGLLFALWIGSGLVMLYVPFPSLTEAERLARLRPMAWEEVAVSPDEALAASGETRMPRSLDLEMRGDVPVYRMSAPDGRRITLSARKGAVAGPVDEEAARRLAGAGPGASVTRVWRDQWTVTARYDPLRPFHKVALNDAAGTELYVSRATGEIALDTTRFERGWNWVGAVTHWVYLTPLRARAVLWRDVVLWVSGIAAGTALTGLVLGFWRLRLRHRYARGRVTPYRGMARWHHFAGLVGGIGLTTFIVSGWLSMNPNRWFASLAPPADLREAYAGPPAPIGLDTAGLRAISSRAPLGLRFIRIGGGWVAMGLSGTGADAVEAAPDTARILAAASEAMAGARLEGVERLEAHDLYWSPLTSGTLPVLRLRFADPAATWLHVDPRSGEILNRLDRSGRANRWLFTALHRLXLPVLVGHPPSRDAALWLLNLLAAALVITGLFIGWRRLRSKVGAHFPLSARRGEEEPASSE from the coding sequence ATGGTGAGCCTCGTCAAATCGAGCCTCGTCAAACCGGTGAAGCGATGGCTGATCCTCGGCCATCGTTGGCTCGGCATCGCCACCGGGCTGCTCTTCGCCCTGTGGATCGGCTCCGGGCTGGTGATGCTCTACGTGCCGTTCCCGAGCCTGACGGAGGCCGAACGCCTCGCCCGGCTGCGCCCGATGGCCTGGGAGGAGGTCGCGGTCTCGCCGGACGAGGCCCTGGCCGCGTCGGGCGAAACACGGATGCCCCGCAGCCTCGATCTCGAGATGCGGGGCGACGTGCCGGTCTACCGGATGTCGGCCCCGGACGGCCGGCGCATCACCCTCTCCGCGCGGAAAGGCGCCGTGGCGGGGCCCGTCGACGAGGAGGCGGCCCGGCGCCTCGCCGGTGCCGGCCCCGGCGCATCGGTGACGCGGGTCTGGCGCGACCAATGGACGGTGACGGCGCGCTACGATCCCCTGCGGCCGTTCCACAAGGTCGCGCTGAACGACGCGGCCGGAACCGAGCTCTACGTCTCGCGGGCGACGGGCGAGATCGCCCTCGACACGACGCGGTTCGAGCGCGGATGGAACTGGGTCGGGGCCGTCACCCACTGGGTCTATCTCACGCCGCTTCGCGCCCGCGCCGTGTTGTGGCGCGACGTGGTGCTGTGGGTTTCCGGCATCGCCGCGGGCACGGCGCTCACCGGGCTCGTCCTCGGCTTCTGGCGCCTGCGCCTGCGGCACCGCTACGCCAGGGGGCGCGTTACGCCCTATCGCGGGATGGCGCGCTGGCACCATTTCGCCGGGCTCGTCGGCGGGATCGGGCTCACCACCTTCATCGTCAGCGGCTGGCTCTCGATGAACCCGAACCGCTGGTTCGCCTCCCTCGCACCGCCCGCCGACCTGCGCGAGGCCTATGCCGGACCGCCGGCGCCGATCGGGCTCGATACCGCCGGCCTTCGCGCGATCAGCTCACGGGCGCCGCTCGGCCTGCGTTTCATCCGCATCGGCGGGGGCTGGGTCGCGATGGGCCTCTCCGGCACCGGCGCGGACGCGGTCGAAGCGGCCCCCGACACGGCGCGGATCCTCGCCGCCGCGAGCGAGGCGATGGCGGGGGCGAGGTTGGAGGGCGTCGAGCGCCTGGAAGCGCACGACCTCTACTGGTCACCGCTCACGAGCGGGACACTCCCTGTCCTGCGGTTGCGCTTTGCCGATCCGGCTGCGACGTGGCTGCATGTCGATCCGCGCAGCGGCGAGATCCTGAACCGCCTCGACCGGTCGGGCCGCGCCAACCGCTGGCTGTTCACGGCCCTGCACCGGCTCNNCCTGCCGGTGCTCGTCGGCCACCCGCCGTCGCGAGACGCCGCCCTGTGGCTGCTCAACCTTCTCGCCGCAGCCTTGGTGATCACGGGGCTCTTCATCGGTTGGCGGCGCCTGCGCTCGAAGGTGGGCGCGCATTTCCCTCTCTCCGCCCGGCGGGGAGAGGAGGAACCAGCCTCTTCCGAATAG
- a CDS encoding cupin domain-containing protein produces MSQDTTPTSTAAHAVFDVAAAVATLPEACTTMVADHRFVDQPAASARVFRVYAPTPPHSHASCDEYLYVLSGRCMMKFADEPAVEVGPGKLVMFQRGVVHSVPEILEQPMVFLSVDTPRREPRDIRFVSDGTGTPDSFMRQSQQAQQQ; encoded by the coding sequence ATGAGCCAGGACACGACACCCACCTCCACCGCTGCGCACGCGGTGTTCGACGTCGCCGCCGCCGTGGCGACCCTGCCCGAGGCCTGTACCACCATGGTGGCCGACCACCGGTTCGTCGATCAGCCGGCGGCGAGCGCCCGCGTGTTCCGGGTCTATGCGCCGACCCCGCCGCATAGCCACGCCTCCTGCGACGAGTATCTCTACGTGCTCTCCGGCCGCTGCATGATGAAGTTCGCCGACGAGCCGGCGGTGGAGGTCGGGCCGGGCAAGCTGGTGATGTTCCAGCGCGGGGTGGTGCATTCGGTGCCGGAGATCCTGGAACAGCCGATGGTGTTCCTCTCCGTCGACACGCCCCGCCGCGAGCCGCGCGACATCCGCTTCGTCTCGGACGGGACCGGCACGCCCGACAGCTTCATGCGGCAGTCGCAGCAGGCCCAGCAGCAATAG
- a CDS encoding calcium-binding protein: MAGAKSGIKGVGYFNDAFALTGTALNLIGMIPGVEIPDELLEVFGVFNGDPSLDLLNEMNGKLDELYQQGVQILEEIGLVTDEVHNLALTDIKTSARNAQNFLNDYMLKGDEGSRLIAIKESTDALTRAQIFAENPTADVALIIPSLLAAFTTRVNVIRETSDGATSGDAKDELSDAIAVLEKSVSSYKSQLPDLINYKTELVLHVSGAAIFYAWIVDDEGNKVAPQRIAAVEKLTQDQANQLEKILTLGSYIGDDISGNAFYNNITINDQVAFSDFFNKYALGTDLQGDTKARLENFIYRDAHMTELETAVDTLKQLTSGQWVIDKPGTVDGTIQADPNVPETFEQWPGFTAPHTLEGRAGNDTIIGSGGNDTLRGGGGTPDLYEDAPHDGNDRLLGKGGDDIMVGGSGNDWLDGGAGNDRFDGGTGIDTASYVSATAGVKVSLDLKDWQETGFGKDRLLRIENLEGSRFGDTLTGSVGKNTIRGLAGNDVIDGHQGADRLYGGTGSDTYFVDNSGDLVFEAKGEGRDVVKTEISYTLAAGQEIEFLKLALSTGTRNLNLTGNEFANDLTGNGGNNVLDGGRGADTLSGGAGNDTYVVDNAGDLIVEASGKGADGVRSTVSYTLAANVETLLLLGGAAIDATGNALANTLTGNAAANVLDGKAGADTMVGGAGSDTYIVDNAGDTAVELSGAAGTDLVKASVSFSLGGSYVENLTLTGSANLNATGNSLANVLTGNGGANLLDGKAGADTMIGGAGSDTYIVDNAGDKAIEASGGTGTDLVKASVSYSLAGSYVENLTLTGTGNLSGTGNSLANDLKGNTGANHLDGGLGADTLTGLAGKDTFVFSTKLGSGNIDHITDFSLDDTIQLSKPVFTALSKSQLAATAFKDLSVAGAKIDADDRILYDKATGTLSYDADGSGTAAKAIQFAVIDNHDKVALTHLDFLMA, translated from the coding sequence ATGGCCGGCGCGAAATCGGGGATCAAAGGGGTTGGCTATTTCAATGATGCCTTCGCGCTCACGGGAACAGCCCTCAATCTGATCGGCATGATTCCCGGGGTCGAAATTCCCGATGAGCTTCTTGAAGTGTTCGGCGTCTTCAACGGTGACCCAAGCCTGGATCTGCTCAATGAAATGAACGGCAAGCTGGATGAGCTATACCAGCAGGGAGTACAGATCCTCGAAGAGATCGGTCTGGTCACCGATGAGGTGCACAACCTTGCTCTGACGGATATCAAAACCAGCGCCAGAAATGCCCAAAATTTTCTGAATGATTACATGCTCAAAGGTGACGAGGGCTCAAGGCTCATCGCCATCAAGGAATCGACCGATGCGCTGACGAGGGCGCAGATCTTTGCCGAAAACCCGACGGCGGACGTCGCCTTGATCATACCGTCGCTGTTGGCAGCCTTCACGACACGGGTGAACGTCATCCGCGAGACCAGCGATGGAGCAACGTCTGGAGACGCCAAAGATGAACTCTCCGACGCTATCGCAGTACTGGAAAAATCCGTCTCTTCGTATAAGTCGCAGCTCCCGGATCTCATTAATTACAAAACCGAGTTGGTGCTTCACGTTTCCGGGGCCGCTATTTTTTATGCTTGGATCGTCGATGACGAGGGAAACAAAGTAGCGCCACAAAGAATTGCGGCCGTGGAGAAATTGACGCAAGACCAGGCTAATCAGCTCGAGAAAATCCTGACCCTTGGATCTTATATAGGCGATGACATTTCGGGGAATGCATTTTATAATAACATTACAATAAATGATCAGGTTGCTTTTAGCGACTTCTTTAACAAGTACGCGCTTGGAACGGATCTTCAGGGTGATACGAAAGCCCGTTTAGAAAACTTCATTTACCGCGATGCCCACATGACGGAGCTGGAGACGGCCGTCGACACGCTGAAGCAGCTCACGAGCGGTCAGTGGGTGATCGACAAGCCCGGAACGGTCGACGGGACCATCCAAGCCGACCCGAATGTTCCCGAGACGTTCGAACAATGGCCGGGCTTCACCGCGCCCCACACGCTGGAAGGCCGAGCGGGCAACGACACGATCATCGGCAGCGGCGGCAACGACACCCTTCGCGGCGGCGGTGGAACGCCGGACCTGTACGAAGACGCGCCTCACGACGGCAATGATCGGCTTCTGGGCAAGGGCGGCGACGACATCATGGTCGGCGGCTCGGGCAACGACTGGCTCGACGGTGGTGCCGGCAACGACCGGTTCGATGGCGGCACGGGTATCGACACGGCGAGCTACGTCTCGGCGACCGCCGGGGTCAAGGTTTCGCTCGACCTGAAGGATTGGCAGGAGACCGGCTTCGGCAAGGACCGGCTCCTGCGGATCGAGAACCTCGAAGGCAGCCGCTTCGGCGATACCCTGACGGGCAGCGTCGGAAAGAACACGATCCGAGGCCTGGCCGGCAACGATGTCATCGACGGTCACCAGGGGGCCGACCGCCTGTATGGCGGAACCGGCAGCGACACCTACTTCGTCGATAACAGCGGCGATCTCGTCTTCGAGGCGAAGGGCGAGGGCCGCGACGTGGTCAAGACGGAGATCAGCTACACGCTCGCCGCCGGCCAGGAGATCGAGTTCCTGAAGCTCGCGCTCTCCACCGGCACGCGGAACCTCAACCTGACCGGCAACGAGTTCGCCAACGATCTGACCGGCAACGGCGGCAACAACGTCCTCGATGGCGGTCGCGGCGCCGACACCCTGAGCGGTGGGGCCGGCAACGACACCTACGTGGTCGACAATGCCGGAGACCTGATCGTCGAGGCATCCGGCAAGGGCGCCGACGGCGTGCGCAGCACCGTCAGCTATACGCTCGCGGCCAATGTCGAGACCCTGCTGCTTCTCGGCGGCGCCGCGATCGATGCGACGGGCAACGCTCTCGCCAACACGCTCACCGGCAATGCCGCCGCCAACGTCCTGGACGGGAAGGCGGGCGCCGACACCATGGTCGGCGGGGCGGGCTCGGACACCTACATCGTCGACAATGCCGGCGACACGGCCGTCGAACTGAGCGGCGCCGCCGGCACCGATCTCGTCAAGGCCTCGGTGTCCTTCTCGCTGGGGGGCTCCTACGTGGAGAACCTGACGCTCACCGGGAGCGCCAATCTCAACGCCACCGGGAACTCACTCGCCAACGTCCTCACGGGCAATGGCGGCGCGAACCTGCTCGACGGGAAGGCCGGCGCCGACACCATGATCGGCGGGGCCGGCTCGGACACCTACATCGTCGACAACGCCGGCGACAAAGCCATCGAGGCGAGCGGCGGCACAGGCACCGACCTCGTCAAGGCCTCGGTATCCTACTCGCTGGCAGGCTCCTACGTGGAGAACCTGACGCTCACGGGCACCGGCAACCTCAGTGGAACCGGGAACTCGCTCGCCAACGACCTCAAGGGCAATACCGGCGCCAACCATCTCGACGGCGGTCTCGGGGCGGATACGCTCACGGGACTGGCCGGCAAGGACACGTTCGTGTTCTCCACCAAGCTCGGCTCCGGCAACATCGACCACATCACCGACTTCTCCTTGGACGATACGATCCAACTCTCGAAGCCCGTCTTCACAGCGCTCTCGAAAAGCCAGCTCGCTGCGACGGCGTTCAAGGATCTCAGCGTGGCAGGCGCGAAAATCGATGCCGATGACCGCATTCTCTACGACAAGGCGACGGGCACCCTGTCCTACGATGCTGATGGCAGCGGCACCGCCGCCAAGGCGATCCAGTTCGCCGTTATCGACAACCACGACAAGGTGGCTCTGACTCACCTCGACTTCCTGATGGCGTAA
- a CDS encoding helix-turn-helix domain-containing protein: MTADAGLPYFHLTTSASPPGEAFERWRTLLAPMYEVSPTTPSAPLPFGTNIAYQVGDLVTQRSLLSTQRLQRDRRRVEAGPDHYMVQLYRSGRFQGTVAGKPVSASPGTVTFIGRRHLLDGRLDRTDVIGLAVPTTRLHGLSLEDRGLLFDAARNRLLAARILDIYRRLPTTRADAAPALAHEFVGFLRRLLDTSQASDVLEGRELDGGLRALARTIVQGNLSRPDLSPEFIAGQMRVSRATLYRLFEPEGGVMHFVQGERLRAVRDALADPMETRTLGGLANVFAFSSASQLSRSFRNRYGVQPQAWRGERRVVQRISGQGTVQHVWRWLRETR; this comes from the coding sequence ATGACGGCTGATGCGGGCCTTCCGTACTTCCACCTGACGACGTCGGCCTCGCCCCCCGGCGAAGCCTTCGAGCGATGGCGCACTCTCCTGGCGCCGATGTACGAGGTCAGTCCGACCACGCCATCCGCCCCACTGCCTTTCGGCACCAACATCGCCTACCAGGTCGGTGACCTCGTCACCCAGCGCTCGCTGCTCTCGACCCAGCGGCTCCAGCGCGACCGCCGACGTGTCGAGGCCGGTCCCGACCACTACATGGTCCAACTCTACCGGTCCGGCCGTTTCCAGGGCACGGTCGCCGGCAAGCCGGTCTCGGCCTCGCCTGGCACCGTCACCTTCATCGGCCGCCGTCACCTGCTCGATGGCAGGCTCGACCGAACCGATGTGATCGGCCTCGCCGTCCCCACCACCCGCCTCCACGGGCTGTCGCTCGAGGATCGCGGCCTGCTCTTCGATGCGGCCCGCAACCGGCTATTGGCCGCGCGCATTCTCGACATCTATCGCCGATTGCCGACCACACGCGCCGACGCGGCCCCGGCTCTCGCCCATGAATTCGTCGGCTTTCTGCGCCGCCTGCTCGACACCTCGCAGGCCTCGGACGTGCTGGAAGGCCGCGAACTCGACGGGGGGCTGCGCGCGCTGGCCCGGACCATCGTGCAAGGGAACCTGTCGCGGCCCGATCTGTCACCCGAGTTCATCGCCGGGCAGATGCGGGTCTCGCGCGCGACGCTCTACCGGCTGTTCGAGCCGGAGGGGGGCGTGATGCATTTCGTCCAGGGCGAGCGGCTGAGGGCGGTGCGCGACGCTCTTGCCGATCCCATGGAGACGCGCACCCTCGGCGGGTTGGCCAACGTCTTCGCCTTCAGCAGTGCCTCGCAGCTCAGCCGCAGCTTCCGCAACCGCTACGGCGTCCAACCCCAGGCTTGGCGTGGCGAGCGTCGGGTGGTCCAGCGGATCAGCGGTCAGGGGACGGTGCAACACGTCTGGAGGTGGCTGCGCGAAACGCGGTGA
- a CDS encoding FCD domain-containing protein — MDQDAIKGESVAESTARHLKDLILEGALNPGDFLLPERDLALQLSVSRPTLRQGIKILEEEGLLVSTPNGRSVAALGREITDPLIALIASHADVVDDYLEFRATTERMAARLAAERANAVDRERLTECMDRIDRAHDDGVQRDEADADVDLHIAVYEASHNLVVLHTMRALSGMLRQGVIENREKLFKRPETRDRLRAQHRAIYESVIAGNVDEAGKAAELHIHYTHQALKEIKESEARLQVSLRRLNGGSVSSGRKSKI; from the coding sequence ATGGATCAGGACGCGATCAAGGGTGAAAGCGTTGCCGAGAGCACCGCTCGCCATTTGAAGGATCTGATCCTCGAGGGTGCCCTCAACCCCGGGGATTTCCTCCTGCCGGAGCGCGATCTAGCGCTTCAGCTGAGCGTCTCGCGCCCGACCTTGCGGCAGGGCATCAAGATTCTGGAGGAGGAGGGGCTCCTCGTCTCCACACCCAACGGGCGCTCCGTGGCGGCCCTAGGGCGCGAGATCACCGATCCCCTGATCGCCCTGATCGCTTCCCACGCAGATGTGGTCGACGATTATCTGGAATTCAGGGCGACGACCGAGCGGATGGCCGCGCGTCTCGCGGCGGAGCGGGCGAATGCGGTGGATCGCGAACGGCTGACCGAGTGCATGGACCGGATCGACCGCGCTCACGACGACGGCGTGCAACGCGACGAAGCCGACGCGGATGTCGACCTCCACATTGCGGTCTACGAGGCGAGCCACAACCTCGTCGTCCTGCATACCATGCGGGCCTTATCCGGCATGCTGCGCCAGGGTGTCATCGAGAACCGTGAGAAGCTGTTTAAACGACCCGAGACGCGCGACCGCCTTCGCGCACAACATCGCGCCATCTATGAAAGCGTCATCGCCGGAAACGTGGATGAAGCGGGAAAGGCCGCAGAATTACACATCCACTATACGCATCAGGCCCTGAAAGAAATCAAGGAATCGGAGGCTCGACTTCAGGTTTCACTTCGGCGCCTGAATGGTGGGAGCGTTTCCAGCGGTAGAAAGTCCAAAATTTGA
- a CDS encoding L-lactate permease, with protein sequence MSWNQVYDPFGNTLWSTALASLPIVVLLGGIGLAHLKAHTAALLGLGVALAVAVLGFGMPAQMAGATAAYGAAFGLLPIGWIILNVIFLYRLTERTGQFDILRDSIAGITPDRRLQLLFIAFSFGAFFEGAAGFGTPVAVTAAMLMGLGFTPLAAAGLSLIANTAPVAYGALGAPVIALAAVTGLDLLELSGMIGRQLPFFSLLVPFWLIWAFAGRKGMLEVWPALLVAGLAFAVPQYLVSNFHGPWLVDVVAAICSMAALAGFLRVWKPARIWSGTDGGAQPAASTAPAARHTHSAGTVFKAWLPWLILSVFVFAWGTPQFRAWLDALWVWRMPVPYLHGLVFKMPPVVAKVHGETAIYTLNLLSATGTGILLSAILGGLILGFGPLKLLREYGRTAYIVRYSLLTISAMLALGYVTKYSGTDATLGLAFAQTGWIYPFFGAMLGWLGVALTGSDTASNVLFGGLQKITAEQLGLSPTLMAASNSSGGVMGKMIDAQSIVVASTATQWYGGEAKILRYVFFHSIALACLVGVLVMLQAYVPPFTAMVPVATVPTLTP encoded by the coding sequence GTGAGTTGGAACCAAGTCTACGACCCATTCGGAAACACGCTCTGGTCGACGGCGCTCGCGTCCCTGCCAATCGTCGTGCTGCTCGGCGGGATCGGCCTCGCCCATCTGAAAGCGCACACGGCCGCACTGCTCGGTCTCGGCGTGGCGCTGGCGGTGGCGGTCCTCGGGTTCGGGATGCCTGCCCAGATGGCCGGGGCGACGGCCGCCTATGGCGCAGCCTTTGGCCTCCTGCCGATCGGCTGGATCATCCTCAACGTCATCTTCCTCTATCGTCTCACGGAGCGGACCGGACAGTTCGACATTCTGCGCGACTCGATCGCCGGGATCACGCCGGATCGACGGCTCCAGCTCCTCTTCATCGCGTTCTCTTTCGGGGCCTTCTTCGAGGGTGCGGCCGGCTTCGGAACGCCGGTCGCCGTGACCGCCGCGATGCTGATGGGTCTCGGATTCACGCCCCTGGCTGCGGCGGGTCTTTCTCTGATCGCCAATACCGCGCCCGTGGCCTATGGCGCCCTCGGCGCGCCCGTCATCGCCCTTGCGGCGGTGACGGGGCTCGACCTGCTCGAACTCTCCGGCATGATCGGGCGCCAACTCCCGTTCTTCTCGCTCCTCGTTCCGTTCTGGCTGATCTGGGCGTTCGCCGGACGCAAGGGAATGCTGGAAGTCTGGCCGGCACTGCTCGTCGCCGGCCTCGCCTTCGCAGTGCCTCAGTACCTCGTCTCGAACTTCCACGGTCCCTGGCTCGTGGACGTGGTCGCGGCGATCTGCTCGATGGCGGCTCTGGCGGGCTTCCTGCGCGTCTGGAAACCGGCGCGGATCTGGAGCGGGACCGATGGCGGTGCGCAGCCAGCGGCCTCAACGGCCCCTGCGGCCCGGCACACCCATAGCGCCGGCACGGTCTTCAAAGCCTGGCTGCCCTGGCTGATCCTCTCGGTGTTTGTCTTTGCCTGGGGGACACCGCAGTTCCGCGCCTGGCTCGACGCCCTGTGGGTCTGGCGGATGCCGGTGCCGTACCTCCACGGGCTCGTCTTCAAGATGCCCCCGGTCGTCGCCAAGGTGCACGGTGAGACCGCGATCTACACTCTCAACCTTCTCTCCGCGACGGGCACGGGCATCCTGTTGTCGGCCATCCTCGGGGGCCTGATCCTCGGCTTCGGCCCGCTCAAGCTGCTGCGTGAGTACGGCCGCACGGCCTATATCGTGCGCTACTCCCTGCTCACGATCTCGGCGATGCTGGCGCTGGGCTACGTGACCAAGTACTCGGGGACCGACGCGACGCTGGGTCTGGCTTTCGCGCAGACCGGCTGGATCTACCCGTTCTTCGGCGCGATGCTGGGTTGGCTCGGTGTTGCCCTTACGGGATCGGATACGGCATCGAACGTGCTGTTCGGTGGCTTGCAGAAGATCACGGCCGAGCAACTCGGTCTGTCGCCGACCCTGATGGCCGCGTCCAATTCGTCCGGTGGCGTCATGGGCAAGATGATCGACGCCCAGTCCATCGTCGTCGCCTCCACCGCCACGCAATGGTACGGCGGCGAGGCCAAGATCCTGCGCTACGTTTTCTTCCATTCCATCGCGCTCGCCTGTCTCGTCGGCGTTCTCGTGATGCTGCAGGCCTATGTGCCTCCCTTCACCGCGATGGTCCCGGTCGCGACCGTGCCGACACTGACGCCCTAG